The following nucleotide sequence is from Odocoileus virginianus isolate 20LAN1187 ecotype Illinois chromosome 18, Ovbor_1.2, whole genome shotgun sequence.
AAGCTAAGGCACTAGCAGTTGCAGatgaaaacaacaatgagatacctcTACACAtcatcagaatggctaaaattttagactgacaacaccaaatgttggcaagaatatgATATGAGACATCCTATCCTTTTATGATAAGAATGTAAAAGAGTACAAATGCTTTGGCAAAAGACCTATccatttcttagaaaactaagtGTAAACCTGTGCTATGATCCAGAATCTCGTTCTCAGATATTTAACCAAGAAAAGTTGAAATATACATCTACAAAAGGACTTGCATGAGACTGTTAATAATGgctttattcataacagccaaaactAGAAACAGTTCAGATGTCCATCAAGAAGGAGATGGATAAACAAAGATGTTCAtttaatgaaatactactcagtaatAGAAAGGGACAAGCTAAAAAACCATGTAAAAACATGACAGATTTTAAGAACCTTATTCTGAATATAAAGACTTGcacatgattccatttacttGATGTTTCTGAAAAGATAATACTtaaataaaagagtgaaaaatattaGGAgactgctaataataataataatgagaactGACTGGTAGGGTCATGAGAAAACTCTTGGTTGTGCTGTAAACATTCTGTAATGATAAGATTTGGTTACATGGGTGTGAACATGTCAAAACTCATTGGATGATAtacttaagatttattttattatggttAAGAGCACAACATGATATATACTCTTTTAGCAAAATTTTAAGTGTGTATTACACTACTGTTGACTATAGGTACAATGCTGTACATGGATCTCTAGAGTTTAATCATCTTGCTTAACTAGAACTTTATACCCATTTAAAGTAACTCACATAAAGTATACCCATTTAAGTAACTCACATTTGCCCCTCCTACTGGTCACTGGCAACTACATTCCATTCTTTGATTCTATGGATTGATTTTATTGGGTTATAATGAACTTAAGATTTATGCATTTCACTGTGAGTAGATTTTACCCAAAAAAGTGGACTACTAACTGTCTGTCTGTCTAAATATACAGACTTTTTATAGCGACTGCTATTGGCAAGCCACGAATTTGTCCAGTACACTTTCTAGCAGCTTCACTGTAGAAGGAAGGTGTATCCTATCAGGTGCTTGTTCTTATATTTGTTACTATTTCTTTCCCTTAAATAACAGTGAAAAGCTCCTCTTGTAAGTAGGTCATCTGAGGGCCTGAGATTCTCTGGGCTACTTGGACTGATGGCAGTCTGATTTGCCAGGATAGCTTTCAGTCATGATTTTATTATGTACTTGTTGAGTTACTGTTTAATTTCTATCATCCGTTGATTATTGTAGATGGTTGTGCTTAGTTCAGGCTCACACCTTCAGTGTAACTGAGCACATCTGTACTGACTCATAGTCTCCCTATCTTTGAAGGGCTAATTTGTAAAAGAAGAAGTAACCATGTTCtgctgttgatgttcagttgctcagttgtgcgtGACTCATTCTTTAGATTATAAGCAGTTACTAAAGTGGAGAGGGTTGTAAAAGGCCACGAAATCCAGTAGGAAAGAATTACTGGGGTCATCTTAAAGGTTGCTATCACATCCCAGATTCCACTATACTTCCTGTCCCATGATGTTTTTCAAACATATGACATACTGAGGCTGTGGAAGAAATACTCAAGCCCAAGACCCATGCCAACCTCCATCCCGAAGACGGTAAatccctttcccccatcctttGCCTCTCTTCATGTGTAAATTCTCCCTTACTGTCCCTGGCCAGAAAATATCTCCTCCTTGAAGTTTCCCCATGGCTCTGGGTGGAAGTTCCCCCAAGCATCCAAATCATGACTTTGAGCACTTGGTTTAGAAGCAGTGTGTCCGTAGAGGCTGATTCCACAATGCTGTGAACACAGAGTATTCCTAAATAATTCTTATCTCCCTAGCTGCTGATTTCAAGAAGTTAAAACATTTTGAAGTTTGTACAGATTCAAGCAGCACATGGAAATGCTTCCCCTGATGCCCTTCACTGGCCTCAGGGTGGAAAGTTCCAGTAGGAACaaaggaatgagaaaaagaagctTTTCCTGGAGTGCTTTCAGCATAATTGGATCTTGGGGACATTGTCCCAAAAGTATAAAAAGTTCTCTGACTTTGTATGCTTCCATTTCCAAACTTTTAATCACTTTGGGGAACACAATAGTCCCAACTGTGGTTCTGATTTCAAATTGCCTTCTACATGGACTGATTGTTCCTTTAGAAAGTTTGCCTAAAACACAGAAGTAAGGCAGAGTGGGAGGAACTGGCTTTCACCCCTTCTTCTCATCAGAGCTGGACATCTCAGCCTGGACCTTTCAAACTAGTGATGATATTTCTGGCCCATATACTGTTCCTGGGCCATAGGGACCCTTTCTCAGTAGGTTCCTAAAAAAGGTAAGTGAGGGTTCTTGTAAAAGTAATCCTCAACCTTTTATCAGCGCAGGGGTATTTCCAGCTTCTGACTTGATTTTTCgaaggggctggggaagggaggaaatgaaaCAATTGCAGTGATATCACAAAGACCAAGGGCCATTCAAAACCCCCTGGATAGAAAAACCTAGATGGCAAGAAGCCTCTGAAACTTTTGTCTCGTTTCATGGATTCCTCTGACTTCAGAGAAACCCCTAGGGTGAGATGGTCCCACAGTTTCAGAGTCCCCTCTGCACAACTCCAGGGAGCACCATTCACACTATAGCCGCAGAAATGGCTGAAGCTGCCCTGCCGTTACGCTCCAGAGGTGCCGTTTATGTTGCCTACAATGAAAACAGTTTCTGGGAGCTGCTCATCAACGGCCTGGTCTCTGGCGGGCCTCATGGGCTGAACAACTCAGACTTTCTGAGCCCTCCTGGCCCATTTCAACAAGCACAGCTCTGCTTTATGCTTGATGTgatgtgtgctgtgctaaatcccttcggtcatgtccgactctttgtgaccccatggacagtagctgtgaggctcctctgtccatgggattctctaggcaagaatactggagtggattgccctgccctcctccaagggatcttcctgactcagagatcgaacccacatttcttatatctcctgtatgGCAGGAagtggttcttcaccactagggccacctgggaagcccacaaactTGCAACAAGTAGTAAATAAGCCAGTGATTAATGCATGGTATAATGAATATAGACAGCAATACTGTACTataattatgtgatgtgataAATATCATGACAGcaatcatattgcaatatataaatgtatcaaagtaatacattgtacaccttaaatttacatgTTATATGTCAAACATATtcaagactgggaaaaaaaagaagaagaaaaaaaatcactgttttagTTATCTAAGAGAACTAGATTTCCAGAAACTGTGACCCACTGTGGATTTCTGGAGACAGTCCTCTGTCTGTCTTCATAGAACATCAGGTTCAAACTATTAGGAACATAACAGCGTTTCCAGATCACAATACCATGGAGACCTGCCCAAGCTCTCTCTCTAAGTTCGGTGTCCTTTGTCCTTAAAAGCTCAGCTAGATTCTACGCCACTTACGGGTTACTTCATGACCCCTGTTCCACGCATACACTGCGTGCCGGTTTGGATGTCCTGGCCTCTCCAAAATCCTTCTGCTTACCCCCTCTGACAGGCTGTGAAGCCATTTATGCGTGGGCCATGGGTCACCCTGTTCCTCACAGAAATTCTCACACCCATATACCGAGTGATCAACAGGTGTTTTGATGAGTGGATTGACATTCAAacatggatggatagatgaatggatgaatgaatggacaagaCAGGTGGCTGGacacacagatgaatggatagccCTGGAGTTTGCATTGCTCATGAGGAAAAGAGGTCTTGGGAGCAATAGGAATATGTTTTCTGTGAAAATTATCTGGAGAAACGGAATGAGTATTCACAGCTAATGATTTCCCTAGTACCTAGCACAAATTGGAAGAATATGGAGCAAACTTAAAACTCATTTTTCTGGCCAAAGTTTAATGAGATCAATTGCCATACAGCACATAGAACCACTTAAATGAATGTGTTGTGTATACTGCTTCTGATCAAATGCATTAAATAATCAGAATCATCATTTTAAACATTGTAAATTTGATATTCTATGACCCCAAGgtagtttctaattttattgaccttttttttttttttggaaacaaatagagaCTGCTTTCAGAATTGTTTTCTAATCACTCAGCCAGACTGGAACTCCTACCAGATGCCCTGGGTCTGTGTGACACAACAGATGTGGAGTCTGGATCCCTGAGCATTTTATTTAGTTGAAAGAGGATACATACCATGGAAAGTGCTAACCAGACAGTCTCTGTGACAGAGTTCATTCTCCTGGGCCTCTCAGCCCACCCAAAGCTGGAGAAAACACTCTTTGTGCTCATCCTGCTCACGTACCTGGTGATCCTGCTGGGCAATGGGCTCCTCATCCTGGTGACCATCCTTGACTCCCGCCTGCAcacacccatgtacttcttcctggggAACCTCTCCTTTCTGGACATCTGCTACACAACCTCCTCAGTCCCCCTCATCCTTGATAGCTTCCTGACCCCCCAGAAGACCATCCCCTTCTCAGCCTGTGCCATACAGATGTTCCTCTCCTTTGCCATGGGGGCCACCGAGTGTGTGCTCCTGAGCATGATGGCGTTTGAtcgctacgtggccatctgcaaCCCCCTGAGGTACCCCGTGGTCATGAGCAAGGCTGTCTATGTGCCCATGGCTGCTGGCTCCTGGGCTCTTGGCGGTGCTGCTTCTCTGGTTCACACATCCTTGGCAATTCAGCTGCCCTTCTGCGGGGCCAATGTCATCAACCACTTCACCTGTGAGATCCTGGCTGTCCTGAAGTTGGCCTGTGCTGACATCTCCATCAATGTGATTAGTATGGGGGTGACTAATGTGATCTTCCTGGGGGTCCCAGTTCTGCTCATCTTTGTCTCCTACATCTTCATCCTCACCACCATCCTGAGGATCCCTTCAGCTGAGGGGAGGAAAAAGGCCTTCTCTACCTGCTTTGCCCACCTCACAGTTGTTGTCATCTTCTATGGGACCATCCTCTTTATGTATGGGAAGCCCAAATCCAAGGACCCTCTGGGGGCAGACAAACAGGACTTTGCAGACAAGCTCACCTCCCTCTTCTACGGGGTGGTGACCTCCATGCTCAACCCCatcatctacagcctgaggaacaagGATGTGAAGGCTGCTGTGAGGAACCTGGTGAGTCAGAAATGCTTCACCTGGTGATGTTTGGAGGACAGATGTTCCTGTAGTTCTGTGTCTCTTGGCTGCTTTCACTTGTGAATCTCAGAAGAATGTGCCTCCCAAAGAAGATATGTGTAAAGAGTCATTACCAGAAAATTGAATTACATATACAAGGGAGAATTTTAGCCATTACTGGACTTAATTTTTAGAAACAATGAAACCTAAAACCTGATGGAAGTGTGACTTGAGGGGATGGAACTGGAATGAAGCTGAAAGAACAATTTGTGATGTTCCTGCTTCTCTACTGGGCAAGTCTGAATCCACCTTTGTGAGCAAGTTGCTCCTTTGCTTTGAGAAAAACAGACTAATTTACCTTTGCATTACATAAAGATTCAAAATCCTGCTCTAAAAGGAGGCACTGAAGCCAGTGTGGGGTGAAACTTCATGACACAGCAGTGGAAAAAATAGTCTTCCCTGTAGGTGAAATGGCACAtcgacacattttatttttcttggaggcAAGGTTGAGACTGGAATGAGAAAGAAGCTGTCTCTGAGACTGAGAAGTTGGGACCTTGTAGATTACACACAGGGCACTTCTTCTGAGGGCAAGAAAGGTGAATCCTGCAACATGTGTGTGGAGGGTCTTCGCCTCGCATCTGGATACAAGCTTTGTGTTCCTGCCGCAGTAAATCCTGAGTACACAGTCTGGTCTTATAGTCTGGAGAGTTAAAGGATGGTTCTATGGGAAGAGCAGGGTGGGGGCAGCACCGTGATTTGAGGGATGCTAGAGTCAAGATGCTCAGATGTGACCAGCAAAAGATGGAGCAAGGCGGCTGGGCTGAGGACCGGATGATAAAACTGAAAGGTGGGGCCCGTTCACATGTACCGACAAGCGGTCCAGAGGTAGAATGTGTGAGGGTCTCAGTCAGCAGTGACACAGAAGGGGACAAAACACGTAAGGGAAGGAAATGGCCTCATTTTCCTCCAGGCGATCAGAGGCCCATTTTCCCTGAGAATCAAAACTTTGCGATGAAAACACATGCTCTCAGCCTGCCTTGCTTGGACGTCCTGGGCTCCTCCCACCTGAGAATTGGCCAGCCATACTCTTGCGGGTCCCACAGCGCTTTCCTGCTCATTGAGGGCAGAGACCCGGACACAGTCACCGCTCTGAGGTCCCTTCAACAGTCTCCGGGCTGTGGGAGCTCAGGGCGTGTTCCCGTTTCACCCTGTCATACCCAGTATTATCTGTCCCACCCTGAGGGGATGTGCCTTTCCCTACTGAGCACAGAGTCCACCCATGCCCTTCTCAGCTCACTAAAGGGAGGAGGACATCAGCTTGAGATCAGTTCTGACCTTTATAAtccagagtttacttaaaaatgaaagGTACCGGCAGAGCAATCTTCCTTTTCAACATACTTCTTTTCACTGGTTTCTGGCTTGGAGATCTATGCCCAGTGCCCACCCACATCTTTCTAAAGGACCCAAGGAGGTGTCCCTCCAGTTACTGAAAGAGCTGCTGGCAGACAGCCTTCAGCTGTCACTCATCTT
It contains:
- the LOC110147473 gene encoding olfactory receptor 13C7, which translates into the protein MESANQTVSVTEFILLGLSAHPKLEKTLFVLILLTYLVILLGNGLLILVTILDSRLHTPMYFFLGNLSFLDICYTTSSVPLILDSFLTPQKTIPFSACAIQMFLSFAMGATECVLLSMMAFDRYVAICNPLRYPVVMSKAVYVPMAAGSWALGGAASLVHTSLAIQLPFCGANVINHFTCEILAVLKLACADISINVISMGVTNVIFLGVPVLLIFVSYIFILTTILRIPSAEGRKKAFSTCFAHLTVVVIFYGTILFMYGKPKSKDPLGADKQDFADKLTSLFYGVVTSMLNPIIYSLRNKDVKAAVRNLVSQKCFTW